From Apium graveolens cultivar Ventura chromosome 9, ASM990537v1, whole genome shotgun sequence, the proteins below share one genomic window:
- the LOC141686512 gene encoding uncharacterized protein LOC141686512, with protein sequence MVCCLREGFSLSVAVFRKVFQCYNSSSSICGWVYVKQRPKSKHIFNSASISDNNQNWRNSFVGLRWENGDRGTLFRSSFGKVSDGSLKSIHLTPKETIIYNGLTQDDDTTTSWTLLEEFSLIHVGLSSVSQQAAKEINEDNVPPVEETARMKKARLAGLDTRGKATKPSFLRKHKEPMGEASTEGAEGHSAPITAAAPAAAATGAFHPLWGFRRGDTVVGSTKHAWDWSYYSVTPKDFTDVVATPDLERINP encoded by the exons atggtctgctgccttagggagggtttttccctttctgtagctgtttttaggaaggtctttcagtgctataatagctcttccagtatttgtggttgggtctatgttaagcaaaggcccaaaagtaaacatatctttaacagcgcctccatttccgataacaaccaaaattggaggaatagtttcgttgggttacgttgggaaAATGGTGACCGGGGCACACTCTTCCgatcttcctttgggaaggtcagtgatggtagcctcaaatccattcacttaactcctaaggaaactattatttataatgggcttactcaggacgacgacactactaccagctggactctcttagaggagttctccctcattcacgtgggactatcctctgtttctcaacagg ctgctaaggagattaacgaggacaatgttcctcctGTTGAAGAGACTGCTCGGATGAAAAAAGCTCGCCTTGCAGGCCTGGACACCCGCGGGAAGGCCACGAAGCCTAGCTTCTTGAGAaaacacaaggagcctatgggggaggcttcaactgaaggagctgagggccatagtgctcctatcactgctgctgcccctgctgctgctgctacaggcgccttccatcctctctggggattccgccgaggggataccgtggttggttccacgaagcatgcttgggattggtcctactaTAGCGTGACTCCTAAGGATTTTACtgacgtggtggccacccctgaccttgagaggattaacccctga